GGGTTCGTTCGCCATCGGTTTCATTATAAACCTCAAAATCAACATCACCGTCGTTTCCGCTGCCGAGCAGACTTTCCACCTGAGTGTCATACCAGCTTTTTACCGTTGTACCGTTCACCGCGCGGACTTCGTCACCAGGGCGCAGGCCCGCAGCGTAAGCAGGACTGTTTTCGGCTACTTCTGCAATGAATACGCCGTTCTCTTCGCGAATTTCCTGCTGGGGCAGCAGCATGACGCCGGTGCCGAGGATCAGGGCAAAAACAATATTGCAGGCCGGTCCGGCAACAGCTACCGCAATTTTGGCCCACGGGGAAACATCGGGCAGTTCTTCGCGCGGGGTTTCGTCGTTATCGCCCTGTACCTTTTCCATACCGGCAGGGTCGAGCTGCGGCAGTGAGACATAGCCGCCGATGGGCAGGGCTCCGATTTTATAGACGATGCCGTCGACCTCTTTTTTCCAGACGGCCGGACCCATGCCGATAGAGAACGCCTCCACTTTCAGACCGCATTTTTTAGCAACGATGAAGTGGCCCCATTCGTGGACAAAAACAGTGATTCCGAACAGGAAGATCATCATGAAGATAATGAAAATGATACCGAGCATTGGAGGGTTCCTTTGTTAAACTGAAAAAGTGAAGATTAAGACAGTGCGAATTTCATGAAGATGTAGAGCAGGGGAGAGGCAAACAGAATACTGTCGATCATGTCCAGGATACCGCCCAGACCATAGACCATGGTGTTGGAATCCTTTACGCCCACGGCCCGTTTAAACATCGATTCCACCAGATCGCCGGCCGTCCCGACAATGGGAATCAGGATGCTGAGAATCAGCGCATGGCCCAGATTGAAACTGAATGCGCCGAGTTTTCCGCCAGAGAGAACCAGCCACAGAATGTTGATGATGAGGCAGAAAACAATACCACCGATCAGGCCCTCCCAGCTTTTGTTCGGGGAAATGACAGGAGACAGTTTATGTTTTCCGAATTTTGTGCCGAAAAAATAACCTCCGGAATCCGACAGTTTCATGCAGGCCAGCAGATAAAGTCCGGCCCAGGCCGGTTCGGAGGGGGCGCCACTGAGAAAGACGCGGATGAAAAAACTCCAGAGAAACGGCACATACATGAAGCCGAGCAGGGTGCCCAGAGCATTGTCGAGGCCCTCGCGCATATCCGGGTAGGCCAGTATGCGGAAAAAGATGGAAACCACCGCCAGCAGAATAGTGGACCAGAGCAGGGTGTCGTGCGGCAGATTACTGCCGGTCAGCGTCGGCAAAACCGGGAATTTGTTCATATACTGCCAGGTAGCGGCCACAAACAGGACCCCGCAGGTGGTGCCCCATTTTTTAGACGCTTTCAGGCCGCCGGCTTCAAGCATGTTGTAGAATTCCCAGGTTGCGACACCGCAGACAGCGGAGAGGACAATCAGACAGACAAAATGACTGGAGGGAACCACACTCATCAGGAAGACGAGAACGGAAGCGATTGATACCCCTATGATGATCCGTTTTTTATCCATACAAAACTCCGGTCACAGTTTCTTGACTCCACCATACCTGCGATCCCGTCCGTTGAAAGCTTCCAGTGCTTGGAAAAACTGTTCTTCCCGGAAATCGGGCCAGTAGGTTTCAGTAATATAAAATTCGGAATAGGAGAGCTGCCAAAGCAGGAAATTGCTCAGCCGCAGTTCGCCGCTGGTCCGGATCATCAGTTCCGGATCGGGAACGTCCGGGAGGTATAGATGATTCGTTATGCTCTCTTCGTTAATCTCCTTGGGCTTCATTGTGCCCGCCTGGACTTTTTCAGCAATTTTCCTGGCGGCCATGGTGATTTCATTTCGTGAACCATAGCTCAGCGCAATGACCAGTGTATGGTCGGTATAATGCGCTGTGGCATCCATGGTTTTCTGTACCCGCATGCGGACCGGAAAGGGGAGGCGTTCAAACTGCCCCATCACACGCAGGCGAATTTTATTATCGTGAAGCTCCTGCTCATATTCATTCAGTGAATGGATCAGCAGTTTCATCAGTCCGTCCACTTCAGCCGGCGGTCGCTTCCAGTTCTCGGTGCTGAAGGCATAAACGGTAATGAATTCAACCCCCGCCTGTGCCGCCGCACGCAATACGGCGCGGACGGATTGGGCACCTTCCTTATGACCTTCGATCCGCGGCAGCCCGCGTTCCTGCGCCCAGCGTCCGTTGCCATCCATAATGAGGGCGACGTGGCGGGGAATTTTTTCCAGGGATTTTAAGTCGAAGTCCATAAGGAATTTGAAGGGTTAAGGTTCAGGTTTTAAGCGGCCTTATTTTTTAATTCAGCCACTTAAAACCTAAAACGGATCAGCGATTCAGAACCAGCGTGCTCGAACGCTTGGGACCAACGGAGAGAATGCTGACGTTTACGCCGGTGATCTTTTCGAGGTATTCGACGTATTTTCTGCACTGCTCAGGAAGTTCGTCCCAGCTGGTGCATTCGGTGGTCGGGGTATTCCATCCTTTAAATTCTTCATAGATCGGTTTGCAGCGTGCCAGCTTGCTGATGGAGGCGGGTACGGTGTCGATGCGTTCGCCGTCGCATTCGTAGGCTACGCAGATCTTGATGGTTTCAACAGCATCGAGAACGTCGAGTTTCATCAGAGCCCATTCGTTGATTCCGCCGACCATGGCCGAATATTTGGCAACGACCGCATCAAACCAGCCGCAGCGGCGCGGGCGGCCGGTGGTGGCGCCGAATTCATCGCCGACTTTGGCGAGATGCATGCCCATATCGTCGAACAGTTCGGTTGGGAAAGGGCCCTCGCCGACACGGGTGGTGTAGGCTTTGACGATGCCGATGCAGCGATCAATGGCCCCCGGAGCAATGCCGGAACCGGCCGGGGCGCCGCCGGCACCGGTACTTGACGAGGTGACAAAGGGGTACGTGCCGAAATCGACATCGAGCATTACGCCCTGCGCTCCTTCGAAAAGAATTTCGTCGTCGTTTTTAACCGCTTCGTTAAGCATCGGAATGGTGTCGCGGATAAACGGTTTCAGATAATCGGCCGCTTCTGAAATGTCTTTAACGACTTCGTCGATATCCAGCGGTTCGCCGCCTAGGGATTCAATAATAGTATTTTTGTCGGCCGTTAATGTACGGACGCGATCGAGGAAATCGGCTTCGAGAATGTCGCCGATACGCAGGCCGATACGGTCGGCTTTATCCATGTAGCAGGGGCCGATGCCGCGCTTGGTGGTGCCGATCTTTTTGCCTTTTTCAAGATTGCCTTCTTTGGTGCCGTCAAGAGCCTTGTGATAGGGCAGTACAATGTGAGCGCGGTCGGAAATAAAGAGGCGGTTTTCAAGTTTGATGCCGCGCTCGACGAGCTCGGAAAGTTCGCTCTGCAGGCCGACGATGTCGACGACGAGGCCATTGCCGATGACGCATTTGCAGTGTTCGCGGAGAATCCCGGAAGGGGTGAGGTGGAGAACGTATTTTTCATCGCCGATTTTTACGGTGTGGCCGGCGTTGTTGCCGCCTTGGTAGCGGACCACCCAGTCAACGTCAGCGGTCAGAACGTCAATAATTTTGCCTTTGCCTTCATCGCCCCACTGGGAGCCGATCAATACTGTCTTGGACATTTTGCAACTATCTCCATTAGTAATTATCCGGTTATCGGAAGATCCGCATCATTCCGCCTTTTTTCTGATAACCACTAAAAAAGCCCGCTTTCACAAGGGGGCTCATGAAGCGGGGAACTTAGGGAAATGGGGGATTCAGGTCAAGTTTTGAGGGGGGTGAATGCATGCCGGATTCGGGGTGGACATGGGCATAAGCATGCGTAATACTTACCGAGATTTTAGTCGTACTGTGGGTTGCAGTGCAAAAAAAATAAAATCCCTAACGAAATAGGAGAGATTATGTTTCTTGAAGTTTATGCCGTAAAACGCAGTGAGTATACCGAGGCCACCGGCGTCTCCCAGGTTCCGGAAAATAAACGCCTTATTGAAATGACCGGTGCGCGAGTGCGTCATTCGAGTCTTTTCCCGGACCGTGCGGAAATTATTCTGCCCAGCAAGTCGACCTTTCTGGCCGCGGAAAGTTATGAGGAAATTCTTCAGCGTATTGCCGAATCCACCGATGGTATCGCGCGTGTAGAAGGCTGATTTTTTCCAGTCTTCGGAAACGGGCCGATCCATTGGGTCGGCCTTTTTTTTGTTTAATCGGTGGCGATAGCGATCAGGCGAGGACTGTGCGTATGGCGGTGATGTCAGCTTCGATCTGTTTTTTCAAGGCATCGGCGTTTTCGAATACTTCGTCGCCACGGATGTATTCAATATAGCTGACTTCGACATGCTGGCCGTAGAGGTCGAGTCCTTCTTTATCAATTAGATGCACTTCCAGCACCTGCGGCTCATTTTCATGAAAGGTTCTTCGATGCCCGATATAGGCCGCGGCGTTATACAGGTTTTGTCCGACGCGCAGTCGGGCTGCATAAATGCCGCGCGGCGGAAGCATCTCATTTTCCGGATCAATGTTGGCAGTTGGAAAACCCAGTTGCCGTCCGAGTTTTTCACCGTGCTCCACTTTTCCAATGGTTGAAACCGGTCGGCCGAGCATGGCCGTGGCATCGGCCAGATGGCCGAGGCGGATGGCTTCGCGGATGCGGGTGCTGGAGACCCGTTCTCCGTTCCATTGTACCTCGGCCAGTGTGGAAAACCATATGTCGCGTTCTGTACAGAGTTTGGTCAGCAGTGTTGCATTGCCGGCGCGATTGCGGCCGAAGGTCCAGTCCTCGCCGACCGAAATTCCAGAGAGGTGAGGAATGGCGGTGCAGAGATTCTCAAAGAAATCGACCGGTTCCTGTTTCATAAAATCTACGGTGAACGGTTGGAGGATGCAGCCGTCGACACCGAGTTTCTGCAGGTAGAGGCTCTGCTGGCCGGTTGTAAAAATAAGCGGCGGCGCTCGATCGGGCATCAGGATTTTGGCGGGGTGCGGGTCAAACGTGAAAACCCAGGTTTCGCCGCCGATGGCCCGGGCATGTTCGCGTGCTTTTTCCACTACGGCACTGTGGCCGATGTGTATGCCGTCGAAACTGCCTGCCGCCAGCACCACCGGGGTATCTTTTTCGTGAAACTCTTCCAGTGCATGGATTATTTTCATTTGATCAAATCTTCCAGAAGGATCATTTTTTCGCAGAGGGTCTCGCGGTCGCACGCGAGAATTTCGTCCATCGTATAGGCTTTGTCAACCGAGAGCGGTCCGGAGGCGGTCCGGCGCAGTGCATCGAGGCTCCCGCCGACGCCGAGTGTTTGGCCGATGTCGAAGGCAAGCGTGCGTACATAGGTTCCCTTTGTACTTTTTACGCGGAATTTCACCAGCGGATTTTCGAAGGAAAGAACGTCGAATTCAAAGACCTCGATTTTGCGCGGCTCCCGTTCGATTTCCTGCCCTTTACGCGCCATTTTATACAGCGGGACGCCATCCTTTTTGATGGCTGAAACCATCGGGGGAATCTGCTCAATCGGGCCCATGAATTTTTCAGCAATCACCTTTTCAACCATTTCGCGGGTGATGTGCGAAGCATCTTTTTCATCCAGGATTTCACCGTCGGCATCCTGGGTATTGGTGGTCACACCAAGGTGCAGAGTGCCTTCGTATACCTTGTCGCCGTTCATGATGCGGTCCGACAGTTTGGTGCCTTTCCCGATCAGCAGTACCAGCAGGCCGGTGGCGAGAGGATCGAGCGTTCCGCCGTGGCCGCATTTGCTCAGTTTGAAATAGTTGCGGATTTTTGCCACCACGTCGTGCGAGGTCCAGTCGGTCGGTTTATCAACCAACAGGATGCCGTCGTAGGGGTCCGGAGCGCGGCGCCTACGATTTCTCATCGTTCTTTTCGCTGTCTTTAAACGCGTCCGGATTTTCGCGTTCCATTTCGTCGAGCATAGCAAGAATATGGTCTCCGCCTTCCAGCGATTCATCCAGAATAAAGTGAAGGCGGGGAGTATATTTGAGTTTAACGCGTTTCACCATCATCCGGATGATTTCCTGCCGGTGACGGTTAAGATAGGCGATCATGCCTTCGCGTTCATCTTCGTGCTCGAAAATGGAGACATAAACATTGGCATCGCGCAGGTCCGGTGCACATTCAACCCGTGTGACCGTTACCGCGGAGGCTTCGAAATCTGACCCCGCATAATTACGGTAGAGATCTTCCGCAATTTCGCGTTTCAGCAATTCATTTACTCTGACTAAGCGTGGTGTTCCCATAATTTCCTCGAAAAACGCGCTACTATAGGGCCCTTTCGGTGAAATGCAATGCAGGTATTTTTCAATTTTCGGCGGAGCGGCGCTTCGGTTCTGTTTCTACCCTCGCGGTTTCCAGACTTTGACGTCTTTCCATACCCGGCCCCAGTGCAGTGCTTTTTTATGCGAGGGGAAGTGGAGATCGATGTGCTGGCCTTTGATGGCCCCGCCGATGTCTTCAACGCGGCCCCAGCCGTAGTCCGGAATATACATAATTGTGCCGAAGGGATAGTAGCGGGTGTCGGCGGCAATGGTGCCCCAGCCGGCTTCGGTGCCGGCGGCGGTGATGCCGACTGCTTTCGGCTGGCCTTTATTCGGGCCGTAGGCGACAACCGGCTGAAATTTCCAGTTGCGTTTCCATCCGCAGCATTTGCCGCAGTTGCAATAACCGGTGGTTTCCATATGAATCACCTCCGGTTTCTGGCTGCGCGGGATTCGGTAGCGTTTTCTGTTGGTTGCGCAACCGGATAGCAGAACAATACATATTGAAATGAAGAGGTACTGCACTGCGGCGCTGCACGCACTCCTATGCTTTGAAATCATCATGAAACATCTCCCGACCAGATGGTTTCCAATCCCTGGGAAGTTTGCAACAGTAATTCGCCGTGATTGCCGAAGCCGGCGAGTGTGCCTTCTTTGTAGAATGCTCCGTCATGTACTTTAAGCGGTTTGCCGATGGGGCCCGCTTTTTCGGTCCAGCTGTTCCGAAGGCTGGAAAATCCTCCGGCATTCCACTGTTCGATCCAGTGCTTTAAAAAGGGAATCAGTTCCTCCAGAGTCCGGGACAGGTTGCCGGCGCGCCCGGATTCGATCAGCATGGAGGTGGCGGGACGGTCAATGGCAGCGGCCTCCTCGGAACTCATGTTCACATTCAGTCCGATTCCCACAATAATTCCGCGTGAGGCTGGCACATCGACGCGTTCGGAGAGAATGCCGCAGATTTTTCGGGTTCCCACGAGTACGTCGTTGGGCCATTTGGGTGCGGCAGCAATATTCCGGCCGTTGAGATAGTCGGCGATGCCCAATGCGGCGGCCATGGTTGAAGAGGCGACTTCAATGAGCGGGCAGTCGGTTTCGACAAACAGTGAAAAGCAGAGGTTGGTGTCGGGCCCGGAGGTCCAGCGACGCTGGGATCTGCCTCTACCTGCTGTCTGATCGCGGGTTGCAAAAACGGTCCCATTTTCCGGGGGAGAATTCTGATAAAAACACTCCTTCATATAGGCATTTGTGGAGGGCAGCCGATCGAACCACTCAATACGATAACTCATTTTTATTAATCCTTTATTTAGATTGGGTTCTATTAATTGGAATTGCTAGCGTTTATCTGTTTTTCACTAGGCATATAAATGGGAAATCCGTATACATGGGGCTCATTTTATCAAAATCAAGGAGATGATAAAGATGGAACTACTGATGCAGGGGGTCACCCTGATGGTTATCGGTATGGCAACAGTGTTTGTCTTCCTCGTTCTGTTGATCGCCGTGATGGCTGCATCAGCAGGATTCTTCAAAAAATTCGCCCATCTCTTCCCGGAAGAAGTGGTCGAAACCAGGTCATCTGCAGCGGCAACTGCAGATCCTTCAGAGGAAGTCGCAGCCATTATCGCAGCCATTCGGGCCAAACGGGGTTAATGGGTATTTAATTTTAAGTAATCAGGAGAAATATTGTGGCAAAAAAAACAATTCATATCATGAACACCGCGTTCCGCGACGGCTTCCAGTCCGTCTACGGCGCCCGCGTTTTTACCAAAGACTTCATGCCGGCCGTCAAGGTCTGCTGTGAAGCCGGACAGACTCACTTCGAAGCCGGCGGAGGCGCGCGTTTCCAGGCGCCCTTCTTCTACTGTAATGAATCGGCCTTCGATATGATGGACACCTTCCGCGAAACCGTCGGCCCGGATGCCGATCTGCAGACGCTGGCCCGCGGTATTAATGTGGTTTCTCTGGATTCCCAGTCGCGCGATATCATCGACCTGCATGCGAAGATGTTCAAAAAGCATGGTATGACCACGATCCGCAACTTCGACGCCCTGAACGACGTCAACAACCTGATCGACTCCGGAAAATCCATCATGAAGCACGGCCTCAATCATGAAGTGGTGGTCACGATGATGGAACTGCCGCCCGGCTGCTCCGGCGCGCACGATGTTGCATTTTACATTAAAACGCTGAAGGATATTCTCGCCGCTGAAATTCCGTTCACCAGCGTCTGCTTTAAGGATGCTTCCGGAACGTCGGCACCGAAAAAAGTCTACGACACCATTCTGGAAGCCCGTAAAATTCTGCCGGGCGACACTAAAATCTCTTTCCACTCCCACGAAACCGCCGGTGTGGCCACCATGGGCTACGTGGCAGCGATTAAAGCCGGTGCTGATCAGGTCGACTGCTCGCTGGCTCCGGCCTCCGGCGGTACCTGCCAGCCGGATGTGGCGACCCTCTGGCACGCATTGCGCGGCGAAGATTACGAGCTCGATGTGGACATCGATAAAATGATGGAAGCTTCCAACGTCTTTAAAGAATGTATGGAAGATTACATTATTCCGCCTGAAGCGCTCGCCGTTGAACCGCTGATTCCCTGGTCTCCGATGCCGGGTGGTGCTCTGACGGCCAACACGCAGATGATGCGCGATAATAATCTGATGGATAAATATGAAGACTGCATTAAGGCGATGGGCGAAGTGGTCCGCCGCGGCGGTTTTGCAACGTCTGTGACTCCGGTTTCGCAGTTCTATTTCCAGCAGGCATTCAATAATGTGATGTTCGGTCCTTGGGAAAAATTTGCGGAAGGCTACGGAAAAATGATCCTCGGCTATTTCGGAAAAACCCCGTGCGAGCCGGATCCGGAACTGGTGAAACTTGCTTCCGAAAAAATGGGCCTTGAGCCGACCACCGAAAATCCGGTGGATCTTAATGACGCCGATCCGAACAAAGGGATTGATGCCGCCAAAAAAATGCTCGACGAAGCCGGTATTTCCGATCATTCCGAAGAGAATATTTTCATTGCTTCCTGCTGTGAACAGAAGGGGATCGACTTCCTGCTCGGAAAATCCGTGGTGAACGGCGTGCGTAAAAAATCGCTTATGCCGAAAGAGAAAACTGCGGAACCCGGCGGTGACGGCGGTTACACCGTTTCCGTCAACGGCAAAAAGTTCGCGGTCGAAGTTAAAGGCGATGCAGCGATTGTTAACGGAAAATCGTATGACATCGCTATTCAGGATGGAGTGGAAACTTCCGGCACGGGTACGGTTGCTCATGAAACGGCCGATTCCACCGAAGTTCCTGCTCCGATGAATGCCAAGGTGATCAAGGTGCTTGTAAATGTCGGTGACTCAGTGAATGAAGGCGATGTTCTTTTCATTGTCGAAGCCATGAAGATGGAAGTTGAAGTGAAAGCTTCTGTTTCAGGAACCGTTTCCTCGGTCGCCGCCGAAGCCGGCGCGCAGGTCACGTCCGGCGAAGCTCTGGCATCCATTAACTAAGGCGCACAGCGAAGGGAATAATCCAAATGAAGAAATTCATCACAATAGGGCTTCTCGTTGCCGCCGTTCTCGGCGGAGCCGCCCGGGTGCGGGCTGCAGATGAAGCGGCTGCACCGGCGGAAGCAGAGAAGACCGAGAAGGGGATTTCCATTGCCGAAGGTTTTATGGAACTCGGCAGGGAAACCGGAGTTTATCGTTTCTTTAATCCGCAGACGGCGGAGGAAAAGCACGATGCGTATGTTGCGGCACTGGAAAAGACGGTTGATGCGGAAATTGCCGCCGGCCATTTTCATGGGGCCTGGGAGCAGATCCATAAAGCACACGGTGTGGATCAGAAGCGGCTCGATCGGTTGGCGCAAGAAGTAGAGGACGCCGAAGCGGAGGGGTATCATGCGCCGGCTTCGCTGCCGCAGGGCGCGGGTCAGTTTATTATGATCATCGTGGGGCTGGTGTTGATTTTTCTGGCCATTAAGA
This is a stretch of genomic DNA from Pontiella agarivorans. It encodes these proteins:
- the rbfA gene encoding 30S ribosome-binding factor RbfA, yielding MGTPRLVRVNELLKREIAEDLYRNYAGSDFEASAVTVTRVECAPDLRDANVYVSIFEHEDEREGMIAYLNRHRQEIIRMMVKRVKLKYTPRLHFILDESLEGGDHILAMLDEMERENPDAFKDSEKNDEKS
- a CDS encoding phosphatidate cytidylyltransferase — protein: MDKKRIIIGVSIASVLVFLMSVVPSSHFVCLIVLSAVCGVATWEFYNMLEAGGLKASKKWGTTCGVLFVAATWQYMNKFPVLPTLTGSNLPHDTLLWSTILLAVVSIFFRILAYPDMREGLDNALGTLLGFMYVPFLWSFFIRVFLSGAPSEPAWAGLYLLACMKLSDSGGYFFGTKFGKHKLSPVISPNKSWEGLIGGIVFCLIINILWLVLSGGKLGAFSFNLGHALILSILIPIVGTAGDLVESMFKRAVGVKDSNTMVYGLGGILDMIDSILFASPLLYIFMKFALS
- a CDS encoding OadG family protein yields the protein MELLMQGVTLMVIGMATVFVFLVLLIAVMAASAGFFKKFAHLFPEEVVETRSSAAATADPSEEVAAIIAAIRAKRG
- a CDS encoding adenylosuccinate synthase, translating into MSKTVLIGSQWGDEGKGKIIDVLTADVDWVVRYQGGNNAGHTVKIGDEKYVLHLTPSGILREHCKCVIGNGLVVDIVGLQSELSELVERGIKLENRLFISDRAHIVLPYHKALDGTKEGNLEKGKKIGTTKRGIGPCYMDKADRIGLRIGDILEADFLDRVRTLTADKNTIIESLGGEPLDIDEVVKDISEAADYLKPFIRDTIPMLNEAVKNDDEILFEGAQGVMLDVDFGTYPFVTSSSTGAGGAPAGSGIAPGAIDRCIGIVKAYTTRVGEGPFPTELFDDMGMHLAKVGDEFGATTGRPRRCGWFDAVVAKYSAMVGGINEWALMKLDVLDAVETIKICVAYECDGERIDTVPASISKLARCKPIYEEFKGWNTPTTECTSWDELPEQCRKYVEYLEKITGVNVSILSVGPKRSSTLVLNR
- a CDS encoding isoprenyl transferase; this encodes MDFDLKSLEKIPRHVALIMDGNGRWAQERGLPRIEGHKEGAQSVRAVLRAAAQAGVEFITVYAFSTENWKRPPAEVDGLMKLLIHSLNEYEQELHDNKIRLRVMGQFERLPFPVRMRVQKTMDATAHYTDHTLVIALSYGSRNEITMAARKIAEKVQAGTMKPKEINEESITNHLYLPDVPDPELMIRTSGELRLSNFLLWQLSYSEFYITETYWPDFREEQFFQALEAFNGRDRRYGGVKKL
- a CDS encoding biotin--[acetyl-CoA-carboxylase] ligase, which gives rise to MSYRIEWFDRLPSTNAYMKECFYQNSPPENGTVFATRDQTAGRGRSQRRWTSGPDTNLCFSLFVETDCPLIEVASSTMAAALGIADYLNGRNIAAAPKWPNDVLVGTRKICGILSERVDVPASRGIIVGIGLNVNMSSEEAAAIDRPATSMLIESGRAGNLSRTLEELIPFLKHWIEQWNAGGFSSLRNSWTEKAGPIGKPLKVHDGAFYKEGTLAGFGNHGELLLQTSQGLETIWSGDVS
- the truB gene encoding tRNA pseudouridine(55) synthase TruB, coding for MRNRRRRAPDPYDGILLVDKPTDWTSHDVVAKIRNYFKLSKCGHGGTLDPLATGLLVLLIGKGTKLSDRIMNGDKVYEGTLHLGVTTNTQDADGEILDEKDASHITREMVEKVIAEKFMGPIEQIPPMVSAIKKDGVPLYKMARKGQEIEREPRKIEVFEFDVLSFENPLVKFRVKSTKGTYVRTLAFDIGQTLGVGGSLDALRRTASGPLSVDKAYTMDEILACDRETLCEKMILLEDLIK
- the ribF gene encoding riboflavin biosynthesis protein RibF; its protein translation is MKIIHALEEFHEKDTPVVLAAGSFDGIHIGHSAVVEKAREHARAIGGETWVFTFDPHPAKILMPDRAPPLIFTTGQQSLYLQKLGVDGCILQPFTVDFMKQEPVDFFENLCTAIPHLSGISVGEDWTFGRNRAGNATLLTKLCTERDIWFSTLAEVQWNGERVSSTRIREAIRLGHLADATAMLGRPVSTIGKVEHGEKLGRQLGFPTANIDPENEMLPPRGIYAARLRVGQNLYNAAAYIGHRRTFHENEPQVLEVHLIDKEGLDLYGQHVEVSYIEYIRGDEVFENADALKKQIEADITAIRTVLA
- a CDS encoding 3D domain-containing protein, giving the protein MMISKHRSACSAAVQYLFISICIVLLSGCATNRKRYRIPRSQKPEVIHMETTGYCNCGKCCGWKRNWKFQPVVAYGPNKGQPKAVGITAAGTEAGWGTIAADTRYYPFGTIMYIPDYGWGRVEDIGGAIKGQHIDLHFPSHKKALHWGRVWKDVKVWKPRG
- a CDS encoding biotin/lipoyl-containing protein is translated as MAKKTIHIMNTAFRDGFQSVYGARVFTKDFMPAVKVCCEAGQTHFEAGGGARFQAPFFYCNESAFDMMDTFRETVGPDADLQTLARGINVVSLDSQSRDIIDLHAKMFKKHGMTTIRNFDALNDVNNLIDSGKSIMKHGLNHEVVVTMMELPPGCSGAHDVAFYIKTLKDILAAEIPFTSVCFKDASGTSAPKKVYDTILEARKILPGDTKISFHSHETAGVATMGYVAAIKAGADQVDCSLAPASGGTCQPDVATLWHALRGEDYELDVDIDKMMEASNVFKECMEDYIIPPEALAVEPLIPWSPMPGGALTANTQMMRDNNLMDKYEDCIKAMGEVVRRGGFATSVTPVSQFYFQQAFNNVMFGPWEKFAEGYGKMILGYFGKTPCEPDPELVKLASEKMGLEPTTENPVDLNDADPNKGIDAAKKMLDEAGISDHSEENIFIASCCEQKGIDFLLGKSVVNGVRKKSLMPKEKTAEPGGDGGYTVSVNGKKFAVEVKGDAAIVNGKSYDIAIQDGVETSGTGTVAHETADSTEVPAPMNAKVIKVLVNVGDSVNEGDVLFIVEAMKMEVEVKASVSGTVSSVAAEAGAQVTSGEALASIN